A part of Caldicellulosiruptor owensensis OL genomic DNA contains:
- a CDS encoding elongator complex protein 3: MKQRILPIFIPQYACPFNCIFCNQKTISGEKEEVSLDRIKRQIEQGLKINSDEDVELAYYGGNFTAIDMTFQERLLELANSFERIKSIRISTRPDCIDDERLRLLKLYNVRTIELGIQSMFDDVLNACARGHTAQHSKNAMEMIKKFGFLLGVQVMVGLPKSTPEKDIETAKILTSFSPDIARIYPTLVIEGTYLAKMYQRGEYEPLSLNEAVERCSQIKSIFIEKGVNVIRVGLQPTEEINYNAKVLAGPFHPSFGELVDSEIIFRKVVERLHGKKYSKILFMVHPKNYSKLVGQKKSNITRFKQLFSHAEIEVLYSSEQVGRIKIITESNETVVDISGL; this comes from the coding sequence GTGAAACAGAGGATTTTGCCCATATTTATTCCTCAGTATGCCTGTCCTTTTAACTGTATATTTTGCAATCAAAAAACAATATCTGGAGAAAAAGAAGAGGTAAGCTTGGACAGGATAAAAAGGCAGATTGAACAAGGACTGAAAATTAATTCAGATGAGGATGTTGAGCTTGCATATTATGGTGGAAATTTCACTGCCATTGATATGACTTTTCAAGAAAGATTGCTTGAACTTGCTAATAGTTTCGAGAGAATAAAGAGTATTCGGATTTCCACAAGGCCGGACTGTATTGATGATGAAAGATTAAGATTATTAAAACTTTACAATGTGAGAACAATAGAACTTGGAATCCAAAGCATGTTTGACGATGTTTTAAATGCGTGCGCGAGAGGACACACTGCTCAGCATAGCAAAAATGCAATGGAAATGATAAAAAAGTTTGGGTTTTTACTCGGGGTTCAAGTTATGGTAGGGCTTCCAAAATCAACACCTGAGAAGGATATTGAAACGGCAAAGATATTGACCAGTTTTTCACCAGACATTGCAAGGATTTATCCAACTCTTGTCATAGAGGGTACTTATCTTGCAAAGATGTACCAAAGAGGAGAATATGAGCCTCTTTCTTTAAATGAGGCAGTAGAAAGATGTAGTCAGATAAAATCCATATTTATAGAAAAGGGCGTAAATGTTATTAGAGTTGGGCTTCAGCCAACAGAAGAGATAAATTACAATGCAAAAGTTTTAGCAGGACCTTTTCATCCTTCATTTGGGGAGCTTGTAGACTCAGAGATAATATTCAGAAAGGTTGTAGAAAGATTACATGGCAAAAAGTATTCTAAAATCTTGTTTATGGTACATCCTAAGAACTACTCAAAATTGGTAGGACAGAAAAAAAGCAATATCACAAGGTTCAAACAACTTTTTTCCCATGCTGAAATTGAAGTGTTATATAGCAGCGAGCAGGTTGGCAGGATAAAAATAATTACAGAGTCTAATGAGACAGTAGTTGATATTAGCGGACTTTGA
- a CDS encoding phosphate ABC transporter substrate-binding protein translates to MFKKSFALVVILSLLSLLLFGCKNVGNEAQKSKNSITVAGSTSVQPLADDLAKAFMEKHPDTKIEVQGGGSGVGIKSARDGVADIGMSSRELKPEEKGLYEYKIAIDGIAVVVHPSNPIEDLTINQIRDIYTGKIKNWKDVGGKTAEIIVVTREDGSGTRGAFEELVMGGSSISDSAVVQPSTGAVKQSVSQDPNAIGYISMGVLDSSVKAVKIEGVEATEDNVKNGKYKLQRPFLFLTKDEPKGLVKEFIDFTLSEEGQAIVEKHHYIKVK, encoded by the coding sequence ATGTTCAAAAAATCTTTTGCTCTTGTAGTTATATTATCTCTTTTGAGTTTACTTCTTTTTGGATGCAAAAATGTGGGAAATGAAGCTCAGAAATCTAAAAATTCGATTACAGTTGCGGGTTCAACCTCTGTTCAGCCATTAGCAGATGATTTAGCAAAGGCGTTTATGGAAAAGCACCCAGACACCAAAATTGAGGTTCAGGGCGGAGGTTCTGGTGTTGGTATAAAATCAGCAAGAGACGGTGTTGCCGATATCGGTATGTCCTCAAGAGAACTGAAACCGGAAGAAAAAGGTCTTTATGAATATAAAATAGCAATAGATGGAATTGCAGTTGTTGTGCATCCTTCAAATCCGATTGAAGATCTTACAATAAATCAGATAAGAGATATATATACAGGAAAAATAAAAAATTGGAAAGATGTTGGTGGTAAGACCGCAGAGATTATTGTTGTAACACGAGAAGATGGGTCTGGAACACGTGGTGCTTTTGAAGAACTTGTTATGGGTGGCAGTTCAATTTCTGATTCTGCAGTTGTTCAGCCTTCAACAGGGGCTGTAAAACAGTCTGTTTCGCAAGATCCTAATGCAATAGGATATATATCAATGGGTGTGTTGGATTCTAGTGTAAAGGCTGTAAAAATAGAAGGAGTGGAAGCAACAGAGGATAATGTAAAAAACGGCAAGTATAAACTTCAGAGACCTTTTCTGTTTTTGACCAAAGATGAACCAAAAGGTCTTGTAAAAGAATTTATTGATTTTACTTTAAGTGAAGAAGGACAAGCCATTGTAGAAAAACACCATTATATAAAAGTGAAGTAG
- the pstC gene encoding phosphate ABC transporter permease subunit PstC — MPKKKSAIEMVLFVAAAISVVSVLLITIFIFKEGFSIIKEYGLWNFILGRKWAPLSGKFGIFSMILGSIYVTLGAIIIGVPIGVATAIFLGELVSEKISRLIRPFVELLAGIPSVIYGFYGLVVVVPLIRKYLGGSGFSILASSIILGIMILPTIINISEVSIRSVPREYKEGSLALGATHWQTIKGVILPAAKSGIIASIILGMGRAIGETMAVIMVAGNSPKIPNSILDQVRTLTGNIAIEMGYASGKHAQALFATGIVLFVIIMILNTIANVIARRVGEEK; from the coding sequence ATGCCTAAGAAGAAAAGTGCCATAGAAATGGTTTTGTTTGTAGCTGCTGCTATCTCGGTAGTTTCTGTGCTGCTCATCACCATTTTTATCTTTAAAGAAGGTTTTTCAATTATAAAAGAGTATGGACTTTGGAATTTCATTTTGGGCAGAAAATGGGCACCTTTGAGTGGCAAATTTGGAATTTTTTCAATGATATTGGGTTCTATTTATGTTACCTTGGGAGCAATTATTATAGGTGTGCCAATTGGTGTTGCAACAGCAATATTTTTGGGTGAACTTGTAAGTGAAAAGATATCAAGGCTTATAAGACCGTTTGTTGAGCTATTAGCAGGAATCCCCTCTGTGATATACGGTTTTTATGGTCTTGTTGTTGTGGTTCCTTTGATAAGGAAATATTTAGGTGGGTCTGGTTTTTCTATTTTGGCATCTTCTATAATTTTGGGAATTATGATTTTGCCAACAATTATAAACATCTCAGAAGTTTCGATAAGGTCTGTACCAAGAGAGTATAAAGAAGGGTCTTTAGCCCTTGGTGCAACTCACTGGCAGACAATAAAAGGAGTTATTTTGCCTGCTGCAAAGTCTGGAATCATTGCTTCAATAATTCTTGGCATGGGAAGGGCAATTGGCGAGACAATGGCTGTTATTATGGTAGCAGGCAATAGTCCAAAAATACCAAATAGTATTTTGGATCAGGTAAGAACCTTGACAGGAAATATAGCAATTGAGATGGGATATGCGTCTGGTAAACATGCTCAGGCACTTTTTGCAACCGGAATTGTTCTTTTTGTAATTATTATGATTTTAAACACTATTGCAAATGTAATTGCAAGAAGAGTTGGTGAAGAAAAATGA
- the pstA gene encoding phosphate ABC transporter permease PstA yields MIRKNKVIQGIVFSIIGLFTIITMIILIVIVFHIISNGLRGINLSFILQYPEEMGKSGGIFPVIVGTLYVTLLAVIIAAPVGILAAIYLTEYAKKGKVVELIRFGTETLAGIPSIIYGLFGFAFFVIALGFRWSILSGALTLSIMILPTIIRTSEESIKTVPMSFREGSLALGATKWQTIAKVVIPPAMPGILTGVILGVGRAIGETAAVLLTAGSSLNFPTSIFSPTRTMSVHLYILSSEGLSKLNSYATATLLIVIVFVINTFANMIIRRYNRILGRG; encoded by the coding sequence ATGATAAGAAAGAATAAAGTTATACAGGGCATTGTATTTTCTATAATTGGACTTTTTACGATAATCACCATGATAATATTAATTGTTATAGTATTTCATATTATTTCTAATGGTTTAAGAGGAATAAATCTGAGTTTTATCCTTCAGTATCCCGAGGAAATGGGCAAAAGCGGAGGAATATTTCCTGTTATTGTAGGAACATTATATGTAACCTTGCTTGCAGTTATAATTGCGGCACCAGTAGGGATATTGGCGGCAATTTATTTAACTGAATATGCAAAGAAAGGAAAAGTTGTTGAACTTATAAGATTTGGTACAGAGACATTAGCTGGAATACCTTCTATAATTTATGGACTTTTTGGATTTGCATTTTTTGTAATTGCACTTGGATTTAGATGGTCCATTTTATCAGGTGCACTTACACTTTCGATAATGATTCTGCCTACCATTATACGAACTTCAGAAGAGTCTATAAAAACTGTTCCGATGTCTTTTAGGGAAGGGAGCCTTGCACTTGGTGCAACAAAGTGGCAGACAATAGCTAAGGTTGTGATCCCACCTGCGATGCCCGGGATATTGACAGGAGTTATCTTGGGAGTTGGAAGGGCAATAGGTGAGACTGCTGCAGTGCTTTTAACAGCTGGAAGTTCGCTAAATTTCCCCACAAGCATATTTAGTCCAACGCGAACCATGTCCGTTCATCTTTATATTCTGTCTTCAGAAGGGCTTTCAAAATTAAATTCATATGCTACTGCGACATTGCTTATTGTAATTGTGTTTGTAATAAATACATTTGCAAACATGATAATTCGAAGGTATAACAGAATTTTGGGAAGAGGATAA
- a CDS encoding stage V sporulation protein S, whose amino-acid sequence MEVLKVAATSKPQKVAGALTAVIKEKRAVELQAVGAGAVNQAVKAIAIARGKVAPNGIDLIVIPAFSEIDIDGEERTAIKFIVQAR is encoded by the coding sequence ATGGAAGTTCTAAAAGTTGCAGCAACGTCAAAACCACAAAAAGTAGCAGGAGCTCTAACTGCAGTTATAAAGGAAAAAAGAGCTGTTGAGCTTCAAGCAGTTGGAGCGGGGGCTGTAAACCAAGCTGTCAAGGCTATTGCGATTGCAAGGGGTAAAGTAGCACCAAATGGGATTGATTTGATTGTAATCCCTGCATTTTCAGAGATTGATATCGATGGTGAAGAAAGAACTGCAATAAAGTTTATAGTCCAAGCAAGATAA
- the smc gene encoding chromosome segregation protein SMC → MYIKWLEIYGFKSFCEKTRIEFQKGITAIVGPNGCGKSNITDAIRWALGEQSLKILRAAKQEDLIFAGTEKRKSQGFAEVSICFDNSNGVLPIDYQEVVVTRRLFRSGESEFFINKIPCRLKDVYELFLDSGLGKDGYSIISQGRVDEIINARPVDRYRIFEEACGITKYKYRKEETERKLKTTEENIQRLQDVMFELSTQLEEIKPDVQKAKTYLQINQKLQSLKKEKYVYEYNLTGRRYNDLLLKEKQLNEELERLIHLRRELEKSINQSESQIDLLTQHIEKTKLSYNDIKSELIEATTQLKFLKKQQENKQQLKEDLSSQILQLERQKEELKKSIEELQKGISEKEEEHRSILEVHTKLQKQITALKENITEVEAEIQKKETELIECISQIEKFNQKLNGILHLSTTLENRKEKIVEQTNAILSELEKLTIAQNTKKSKLVELDNERKKLVILVEDLNQQVSEKERHLTNLKNLVDDISKQLIKKQEKLSILKMMEESYEGYSKTIKEIFKRVKNLPICLYGTVGSLISVKREYLKAIETALSSSLQHLVVKNEDDAKRIIEMAKNEKLGKVTIIPVNTVAVLSQKEDINADGFLGFADEFVEINDELRKVVEFLLGRTLVFDTIDRAIEYQKKVGYKARCVTLSGELISPGGVFVGGEKKADFSLLERKVEKEELEVDVKNLSSRLEEMDKLIIESSKVLYKLKTAKQEGEKSLNDLLSKMSELEREIEMYDYKIKQLIQNKDALENEKNLIYEQLITLECDIKSSQERLENLKKSKEGFEKEISNLKTALSKLKEDYNFLDSKFTKAIEEKNKIEAELSILKHKLESKSYNMIEIENQKTYRFNEKVKCEENIRELEEQIFQTSKEIEEKKQKAEEFKNNLQQLEKDYFELSERYNSEQKRLHEASDKIQEIEKKIGQIALEKHDLENYMKNIKEKYFETFNEEIHTSNKEVFWSKEKEDELERCTAALSELGEVKLYSIDQEKRLQERMQFLQKQIEDLQKTTDELKRLISHLEKNMKEIFLENFEKIKSLFSEIFFELFGGGSCDLKLIGQDGELGVDIDVKPPGKKLQNINLLSGGEKALVAIALLFAFLTFKGSLLCILDEIDSSLDEVNVQRFAQYIKNLNSQSQIIIVTHRKPTMEIANTLYGVTMEERGVSKVLSLNIEKIQKG, encoded by the coding sequence ATGTACATAAAATGGCTTGAAATCTATGGTTTTAAATCTTTTTGTGAAAAAACAAGAATTGAATTTCAAAAAGGAATTACAGCTATTGTTGGACCTAATGGATGTGGAAAGAGCAATATTACTGATGCGATAAGATGGGCTTTGGGCGAGCAGAGTTTAAAAATTTTGCGTGCAGCAAAACAAGAAGACCTTATTTTTGCCGGCACAGAAAAAAGAAAATCTCAGGGTTTTGCTGAGGTTTCTATATGTTTTGATAACTCAAACGGGGTTCTTCCAATCGATTATCAAGAAGTTGTAGTAACAAGAAGACTTTTTAGAAGTGGTGAGAGCGAATTTTTTATAAATAAAATTCCTTGCAGGTTGAAAGATGTATACGAGCTTTTTCTTGACTCTGGCCTTGGAAAAGACGGATATTCTATTATATCTCAGGGTAGAGTTGATGAGATAATAAATGCAAGGCCTGTTGATAGATATAGGATTTTTGAAGAAGCGTGTGGAATTACAAAGTATAAGTACAGAAAAGAAGAAACAGAGAGAAAGCTTAAAACCACAGAGGAGAACATTCAGAGACTTCAGGACGTAATGTTTGAACTGAGCACACAGCTGGAGGAAATTAAGCCTGATGTGCAAAAGGCAAAGACATATCTTCAAATAAATCAAAAACTCCAAAGTTTGAAAAAAGAAAAGTATGTTTATGAGTATAACTTGACAGGCAGAAGATATAATGATTTACTCTTAAAAGAGAAGCAGTTAAATGAAGAGCTTGAAAGGTTAATTCACTTGAGAAGAGAACTTGAAAAAAGTATAAATCAAAGCGAATCGCAAATTGATCTGCTGACCCAGCATATAGAGAAAACAAAACTATCTTATAACGATATAAAAAGTGAGCTTATAGAGGCTACTACTCAACTGAAGTTTTTAAAAAAGCAGCAAGAAAATAAGCAGCAACTTAAGGAGGATTTATCAAGTCAGATTTTACAGCTTGAGAGGCAAAAGGAGGAATTAAAAAAGAGCATTGAGGAGTTACAAAAAGGTATTTCCGAAAAAGAAGAAGAGCATAGAAGTATTTTAGAGGTTCATACAAAGTTACAAAAACAGATTACAGCTTTAAAAGAAAATATTACAGAAGTAGAAGCAGAAATCCAAAAGAAAGAAACAGAATTAATTGAATGCATATCCCAGATAGAAAAGTTTAACCAAAAATTAAATGGAATTTTGCATTTATCTACTACTTTAGAAAATAGAAAAGAGAAAATAGTTGAGCAGACAAATGCTATTTTAAGTGAACTTGAAAAGCTGACCATTGCACAAAATACAAAAAAATCAAAACTTGTGGAATTAGATAATGAAAGAAAGAAACTTGTTATTTTAGTTGAAGATTTGAACCAGCAGGTATCAGAAAAAGAGCGACACCTTACTAACCTTAAAAATTTAGTAGATGATATTTCAAAACAGCTGATAAAAAAGCAAGAAAAATTAAGTATTTTAAAGATGATGGAAGAGAGCTATGAAGGATACAGCAAAACAATCAAGGAAATTTTCAAACGAGTAAAAAATCTTCCCATTTGCCTGTACGGAACGGTGGGAAGTTTGATATCTGTCAAGAGAGAATATCTAAAGGCTATTGAAACAGCACTGAGCAGTTCTTTGCAACACCTTGTTGTGAAAAATGAAGATGATGCAAAAAGAATAATAGAGATGGCAAAAAACGAAAAACTTGGCAAGGTCACGATTATTCCTGTTAATACTGTTGCGGTTTTAAGTCAAAAAGAAGATATTAACGCAGATGGTTTTTTAGGATTTGCAGATGAGTTTGTTGAAATAAATGATGAATTAAGAAAGGTAGTAGAATTTTTACTTGGTCGTACCTTAGTTTTTGATACTATCGACAGAGCTATAGAGTACCAAAAAAAGGTAGGATATAAGGCAAGGTGTGTTACACTTTCGGGAGAGCTAATTTCTCCCGGTGGGGTTTTTGTTGGTGGTGAAAAGAAAGCTGATTTTTCTCTTCTGGAGAGGAAAGTGGAAAAAGAAGAGTTGGAAGTAGATGTCAAGAACCTTTCGTCCAGGCTTGAGGAAATGGATAAACTGATTATAGAAAGTAGCAAAGTGTTATATAAGCTGAAAACTGCAAAGCAAGAAGGGGAAAAAAGCTTAAATGATTTATTATCAAAAATGAGTGAGCTTGAAAGAGAGATTGAGATGTATGATTACAAAATAAAACAGCTTATCCAAAACAAAGATGCTTTAGAAAACGAAAAGAATTTAATATATGAGCAACTCATAACACTTGAATGCGACATAAAGTCTTCACAGGAGAGGTTAGAAAATCTCAAAAAATCAAAAGAGGGATTTGAGAAAGAGATTTCAAATCTTAAGACTGCTTTAAGTAAACTAAAAGAAGATTATAATTTTTTGGATAGTAAGTTCACAAAAGCAATAGAAGAAAAGAATAAGATTGAAGCAGAGCTATCTATATTAAAACACAAACTTGAAAGTAAAAGTTACAACATGATTGAGATAGAAAATCAAAAAACGTACAGGTTCAATGAAAAGGTAAAATGTGAAGAGAATATAAGAGAGCTTGAGGAACAAATTTTTCAAACTTCTAAAGAGATAGAGGAAAAAAAACAAAAAGCAGAAGAGTTTAAAAATAATTTGCAGCAGCTTGAGAAAGATTACTTTGAACTTTCTGAGCGATACAATTCTGAGCAAAAAAGGTTACATGAAGCTTCAGATAAAATTCAGGAGATAGAAAAAAAAATTGGGCAAATTGCTCTTGAAAAGCATGATCTTGAAAACTATATGAAGAATATAAAGGAAAAATATTTTGAAACATTTAATGAAGAAATCCATACTTCAAATAAAGAAGTTTTTTGGTCAAAAGAGAAGGAGGATGAGCTTGAAAGGTGCACAGCAGCGCTTTCTGAACTGGGGGAAGTAAAGTTATATTCAATCGATCAGGAGAAAAGACTGCAGGAAAGAATGCAATTTTTGCAAAAACAGATTGAAGATTTGCAAAAGACAACAGATGAGTTAAAAAGACTTATTAGTCATCTTGAAAAAAATATGAAAGAGATATTTTTAGAAAACTTTGAAAAAATAAAGAGTTTGTTTTCTGAGATATTTTTTGAACTTTTTGGCGGAGGAAGTTGTGATTTGAAGCTCATAGGTCAGGATGGAGAGCTTGGTGTAGATATTGATGTTAAGCCTCCGGGCAAAAAGCTACAAAATATAAATCTTCTTTCGGGTGGAGAAAAGGCTTTAGTAGCAATTGCACTTTTGTTTGCCTTTTTGACGTTTAAAGGTTCTCTTTTGTGCATATTAGACGAGATAGATTCAAGCTTGGATGAGGTAAATGTTCAAAGGTTTGCACAGTATATAAAGAATTTGAATAGCCAGAGCCAGATTATTATTGTTACTCATAGAAAACCTACAATGGAGATTGCCAATACTCTGTATGGTGTTACAATGGAAGAGCGCGGTGTTTCAAAAGTTTTATCGCTAAACATTGAAAAAATACAGAAAGGATGA
- the ftsY gene encoding signal recognition particle-docking protein FtsY, translating to MGFFDRLKEGLSKTKKNFTEKVESLLKSFKQVDDELFEELEEILVLSDVGVKTSQKIIENLKERVKKEKISDSQAIKKILKEEMLNIIDLENKLSEKYPLIILMVGVNGVGKTTSIGKIANLLKSNGKKVLIAAADTFRAAAAEQLEIWAKRVGCDIIKHVEGADPAAVVFDGIQAMRARKADVLIVDTAGRLHTKKNLIEELKKIDRVINQQMPEASKETLLVIDATTGQNALNQAKEFNQAVNISGIVLTKLDGTAKGGIVISICDELKIPVKFVGVGEKIDDLQYFNAKEFVDALFEN from the coding sequence ATGGGTTTTTTTGATAGACTTAAAGAAGGTCTTTCGAAGACTAAAAAGAATTTTACTGAGAAGGTGGAGAGCTTATTAAAATCATTTAAACAAGTAGATGATGAGCTTTTTGAAGAGCTTGAAGAAATTTTAGTACTCTCAGATGTTGGTGTTAAAACATCTCAAAAAATAATAGAAAATCTTAAAGAAAGAGTTAAGAAAGAAAAAATTTCTGATAGCCAGGCTATAAAAAAAATTTTAAAAGAAGAGATGCTTAATATTATTGATCTTGAAAACAAATTAAGCGAAAAGTATCCTCTCATAATTCTGATGGTTGGCGTAAATGGTGTGGGTAAGACAACATCCATAGGTAAAATTGCAAATCTTTTGAAATCAAATGGTAAAAAGGTTTTAATTGCGGCAGCAGATACATTTAGAGCAGCAGCTGCAGAACAGCTTGAGATTTGGGCAAAAAGGGTTGGGTGTGACATTATAAAACATGTGGAGGGTGCTGACCCGGCAGCTGTTGTGTTCGATGGTATCCAAGCGATGAGGGCAAGAAAGGCTGATGTTTTGATAGTAGACACGGCTGGAAGACTTCATACCAAGAAAAACTTGATTGAGGAGCTCAAAAAGATTGACCGGGTGATAAATCAGCAAATGCCAGAAGCAAGCAAGGAGACTTTGCTTGTGATTGATGCAACAACTGGTCAAAATGCGCTAAATCAAGCAAAAGAGTTTAACCAGGCAGTCAATATTTCTGGAATTGTACTAACAAAGCTTGATGGCACGGCAAAAGGTGGTATCGTAATTTCCATCTGTGATGAGCTCAAGATTCCGGTAAAGTTTGTAGGTGTGGGAGAAAAGATAGATGATCTTCAGTATTTTAATGCAAAAGAATTTGTAGATGCTCTTTTTGAAAACTAA
- a CDS encoding Crp/Fnr family transcriptional regulator, producing MHLERVCQSKLFKMMDQSEIKEILDSFHILKKDFEKDQVIVLEGDECSFIGLILSGMVEVKKSSVSGKEYTITTLSQGDTFGEAVIFSSANTFPATIVSKTKTEIIFIPKHAIIEMCKKNEKFLHNFLNLLSDRILLLNTKLKENTLSTLRQKICNFLIEEYKKQKTTKLKLNFTKQELAKIFNVQRPSLSRELIKMKEEGLIDFWGKEIWIKNLEKIEDYLYEDV from the coding sequence ATGCATCTTGAAAGGGTATGTCAAAGCAAGCTATTTAAGATGATGGATCAAAGCGAAATAAAAGAGATATTAGATTCCTTTCATATTCTTAAAAAGGATTTTGAAAAAGACCAGGTAATTGTACTTGAAGGTGACGAATGCAGCTTTATAGGGCTTATACTCAGCGGAATGGTTGAAGTGAAAAAAAGCTCTGTGTCAGGTAAAGAATATACCATAACTACATTGTCACAAGGCGACACGTTTGGTGAAGCTGTCATATTTTCTTCGGCAAACACTTTTCCTGCGACAATTGTTTCAAAAACTAAAACAGAGATTATATTTATTCCAAAGCATGCCATAATTGAGATGTGCAAAAAGAACGAAAAGTTTTTACACAACTTTTTAAATCTTCTTTCAGATAGAATCCTTCTCTTGAACACTAAACTTAAAGAAAATACGCTTTCTACCTTGAGACAAAAGATTTGTAATTTTTTAATTGAAGAGTACAAAAAACAAAAAACTACAAAACTAAAGCTCAATTTTACAAAGCAAGAGCTTGCTAAAATTTTTAATGTGCAAAGGCCTTCACTTTCAAGAGAACTTATAAAAATGAAAGAAGAAGGACTAATTGATTTTTGGGGAAAAGAGATCTGGATCAAAAATTTAGAAAAGATAGAGGATTATCTTTACGAAGATGTATAA
- a CDS encoding ATP-binding protein, with product MIRKIVKINEEKCNGCGLCVNACIEGAIELVNGKAKLVSEEYCDGLGNCLPVCPTGAIEIVEAEAKPFNEKAVEERLEQKKQREQFSCMCPGSQEKIIERNNTDTASEEKNQKVKETKEELSELVNWPVQLNLINPYAKFFDNSHILIAADCVAYAYASFHRDFMKGKVTIIGCPKLDNIEYYYEKILEIIQNHNIKSITVVKMEVPCCNGIASIVKKAMLQAQKILPYQEVTITTDGGIKE from the coding sequence ATGATAAGAAAGATTGTAAAGATCAACGAGGAAAAGTGCAATGGGTGCGGACTGTGTGTGAATGCTTGTATTGAGGGTGCGATTGAGCTTGTAAATGGCAAGGCAAAACTTGTCAGTGAAGAATACTGTGACGGACTTGGAAATTGCTTACCTGTTTGCCCAACAGGGGCAATTGAGATAGTTGAAGCTGAAGCAAAACCATTCAATGAAAAGGCTGTGGAAGAAAGACTTGAACAGAAAAAACAGCGTGAGCAGTTTTCATGTATGTGCCCTGGTTCTCAGGAAAAGATAATTGAAAGAAATAATACTGATACAGCTTCAGAGGAGAAAAATCAAAAGGTAAAAGAGACCAAAGAAGAATTATCTGAACTTGTTAACTGGCCGGTACAGCTAAATCTAATAAATCCTTATGCAAAGTTTTTTGACAATAGTCATATACTCATTGCTGCTGACTGTGTTGCCTATGCATATGCGTCGTTCCACAGAGATTTTATGAAAGGAAAAGTGACAATAATAGGATGTCCGAAGCTTGACAATATTGAATATTACTATGAAAAGATCTTAGAAATTATTCAGAATCATAACATAAAGAGCATCACAGTTGTCAAGATGGAAGTCCCTTGTTGCAATGGTATTGCAAGCATAGTTAAAAAGGCCATGCTTCAGGCACAGAAGATTTTACCGTATCAAGAGGTAACAATTACCACCGATGGTGGGATAAAAGAATAA